A region from the Methanomassiliicoccus sp. genome encodes:
- a CDS encoding DNA-3-methyladenine glycosylase: MDRKLGREFFGRPAVEVARDIVGKVLVRASDEGTVSGTIVEAEAYSGVNDPASHTYGGRRTVRNEVLWGPSCHAYIYSIYGKYLCFNITCSREGDPQGVFVRAVRPIDGVDLMAHRRGLEVTDERSLRQLCNGPSKLCIAFAIDRSLNGADACGDVLYLEDGGVEGRVVAAPRVGVDYAGDAAAWPWRFLVENDPFVSRRPRL, translated from the coding sequence ATGGACCGGAAACTGGGGAGGGAGTTCTTCGGTCGCCCCGCAGTGGAGGTGGCAAGGGACATCGTGGGCAAGGTGCTGGTGCGTGCCTCGGACGAGGGTACGGTGTCAGGGACGATCGTGGAGGCCGAGGCATATTCGGGGGTCAACGACCCTGCCTCCCACACCTACGGTGGCCGAAGGACAGTCCGCAACGAGGTCCTATGGGGCCCGTCCTGCCATGCTTACATCTACTCCATTTACGGCAAGTACCTCTGCTTCAACATCACATGCAGCAGGGAGGGCGACCCCCAGGGGGTCTTCGTGCGGGCGGTGCGTCCGATTGATGGGGTGGACCTTATGGCCCACCGGAGGGGACTGGAGGTCACTGACGAGCGTTCTCTAAGGCAGCTGTGCAACGGCCCGTCCAAGCTATGCATCGCCTTCGCCATCGACCGCAGCCTCAACGGAGCCGACGCTTGCGGGGATGTTCTGTACCTCGAGGACGGCGGGGTCGAGGGACGGGTGGTTGCTGCGCCCCGGGTGGGGGTGGACTATGCTGGAGATGCCGCTGCCTGGCCATGGCGCTTCCTAGTGGAAAACGATCCCTTCGTGAGCCGCAGGCCAAGATTGTGA
- a CDS encoding APC family permease, with protein MSAEQKADGRSPDHRATSGKLGTFDVTSLVVGSIIGADIYVATAISSRLVGPASLVIWIAAGMMALIIAISFAYCVMALPRVGGPYAFVTAVSSPFPGFMIGWALLLAEWLSLAVFPVAFAQYFIALVPGVGTLGQVMLKALFIVIIVVTNVVGIKTAGRSNDALTLIKLSPLVLIIFGGLAFMGADPATVANNLSPFLTGGLAQLGQALVLIFWAYAGFELSTLPTDEVDQPERTVPKAIVAGMLIVMSFYLLTNLVVVASLPQSVLKASSSPLLDATRSIFSIAGNGASGLVLFVGVGALLSIMGADESGTLGTSRLAYAMSLDGLLPHQLARKHRRFHTPYLAIIALSLTAFVASLVGGLSTLINAAVFLLALVYLATCISAIFLLRKDRKLASRLRGRRVIPLAGAGFSILLLVLVDPLLWLVGLALLAVGVPIYIYFSPRQELKEMREAFYSPESMRARMRHESRRFLALPVHLTRHLYDSLQTRRRIRKGR; from the coding sequence GTGAGCGCGGAGCAGAAGGCTGACGGCCGGTCCCCGGACCATCGGGCCACCTCCGGCAAGCTCGGGACCTTCGACGTGACCAGCCTGGTGGTGGGCTCCATCATCGGAGCGGACATCTATGTAGCTACGGCCATCAGCTCCCGCCTGGTGGGACCAGCTTCTCTCGTGATATGGATTGCGGCCGGCATGATGGCCCTGATCATCGCCATATCCTTCGCCTACTGTGTGATGGCCCTGCCCCGAGTTGGAGGGCCGTACGCCTTCGTCACCGCGGTGTCCTCGCCCTTCCCGGGGTTCATGATCGGGTGGGCCCTCCTCCTGGCGGAGTGGCTCTCCCTGGCAGTGTTCCCCGTGGCCTTCGCCCAGTACTTCATCGCCTTGGTCCCCGGCGTAGGTACCCTGGGTCAGGTGATGCTCAAAGCCCTTTTCATCGTCATCATCGTCGTCACCAACGTCGTGGGGATAAAGACGGCCGGGAGATCCAATGATGCCTTGACCCTGATCAAGTTGAGCCCCTTGGTGCTGATCATCTTCGGCGGCCTGGCGTTCATGGGAGCCGACCCCGCAACGGTCGCCAATAACCTCAGCCCCTTCCTCACCGGGGGGTTAGCGCAACTCGGCCAAGCCCTGGTTCTGATATTCTGGGCGTATGCGGGGTTCGAGCTCAGCACCTTGCCGACCGACGAGGTCGACCAGCCGGAGAGGACCGTTCCCAAGGCCATCGTGGCCGGGATGCTCATCGTGATGAGCTTCTATCTCCTGACCAATCTTGTGGTGGTGGCGTCCCTGCCGCAATCCGTTCTCAAGGCTTCTTCATCCCCCCTGCTGGACGCCACTCGCTCGATCTTCTCCATCGCCGGCAATGGGGCCAGCGGACTGGTGCTCTTCGTAGGGGTGGGGGCCCTGCTGTCGATAATGGGCGCCGATGAGTCGGGGACCCTGGGGACGTCCAGGTTGGCCTACGCCATGTCCCTGGACGGCCTTTTACCCCACCAGCTGGCTCGAAAGCACCGTCGGTTCCACACGCCGTACCTCGCGATCATCGCGCTCAGCCTTACCGCCTTCGTCGCCTCCCTGGTCGGAGGCCTGTCCACCCTGATCAACGCGGCGGTCTTCCTGCTCGCCCTGGTCTATCTGGCGACCTGCATATCGGCGATCTTCCTGCTTAGGAAGGACCGTAAGTTGGCCAGTAGGCTGAGGGGACGGAGGGTCATTCCCCTGGCAGGAGCGGGGTTCTCCATCCTCCTTCTAGTGCTGGTCGATCCCCTGCTGTGGCTGGTCGGACTGGCGCTCCTGGCGGTGGGCGTTCCGATCTACATTTACTTCTCGCCTCGCCAGGAGCTTAAGGAGATGCGCGAGGCGTTCTACTCGCCGGAGAGCATGAGAGCGAGGATGCGCCATGAGAGCCGGCGGTTCCTGGCTCTCCCGGTGCATCTGACCCGTCACCTCTACGACTCCCTCCAGACCCGCCGGCGGATCAGGAAGGGACGGTAA
- a CDS encoding DNA-formamidopyrimidine glycosylase family protein, translating to MPELPEVETFKRYIEARALRRRIVQVEVRNRTVLGAMGPEELERKVEGGMFLSVRRHGKQLFLELSSRGWLTWHFGMTGEPVLFEDDEVTRFPRVLFHFDRSTLAFDDPRMLGRIGWTEDWEEFVHRKGLGPDALVISKDDFAERFGRARGAIKPALLDQHRMAGIGNIYADEVLFQSRIDPRTEASALSREDLEAMHRIMRRVLRLSIDRGTDFSAFPRSYLLHHRSKGARCPGCGGTVRTTTLGGRTTYFCPACQGGRGR from the coding sequence ATGCCCGAACTGCCCGAGGTGGAGACCTTCAAGCGCTACATCGAGGCCAGAGCGCTACGGCGGCGCATCGTCCAGGTGGAGGTGAGAAACCGCACCGTCCTCGGAGCCATGGGGCCGGAAGAGTTGGAACGGAAGGTCGAAGGAGGGATGTTCCTGTCCGTCCGCCGGCACGGTAAGCAGCTGTTCCTCGAGCTCTCCTCCCGCGGGTGGCTGACCTGGCACTTCGGGATGACCGGAGAGCCAGTGCTGTTCGAGGACGACGAGGTAACTCGCTTTCCTCGCGTGCTGTTCCACTTCGACCGTTCGACCCTGGCCTTCGACGACCCCCGAATGCTGGGCCGGATCGGCTGGACCGAGGACTGGGAGGAGTTCGTGCACCGGAAGGGGCTGGGGCCGGACGCGCTGGTGATCTCCAAGGACGACTTCGCGGAACGGTTCGGCCGGGCGAGAGGGGCGATCAAGCCAGCTCTCCTGGACCAGCACCGCATGGCCGGCATCGGCAACATATACGCAGACGAGGTGCTGTTCCAGAGCCGCATCGACCCCCGGACCGAGGCCAGCGCCCTGTCCCGGGAAGACCTGGAGGCCATGCACCGCATCATGAGAAGGGTGCTGCGGCTGTCCATCGACCGGGGGACCGACTTCTCCGCCTTCCCCCGAAGCTATCTGCTCCACCACCGGTCCAAGGGAGCTCGCTGCCCCGGTTGCGGCGGTACGGTGCGGACGACCACCCTGGGCGGGAGGACGACCTACTTCTGCCCCGCTTGCCAGGGAGGGCGGGGCAGATGA
- a CDS encoding MBL fold metallo-hydrolase, whose amino-acid sequence MKIEILGTRGHIEVSAPGHELHSGVLMDDVLFDLGERRYLERLPRAVFITHFHEDHAFFVSDSVKIDVPVFAPERLAGWNVRIVRSTVEVAGMRVTPVPTNHSERVRSCGYLVEKDMQRVLYTGDLFSIQERYRDRLSDLDLVITEGSFMRRGGLVRRDPETGRYHGHTGIPDLVQFFSPLARRIVITHLGSWFFKDIQAAVRQIESLDVEARVTVAEDGTVIHLDLEA is encoded by the coding sequence ATGAAGATCGAGATATTGGGGACCAGGGGGCACATCGAGGTCAGCGCCCCCGGGCACGAGCTCCATTCCGGAGTGCTGATGGACGACGTGCTGTTCGATCTCGGGGAGCGACGGTACCTAGAGCGCCTTCCTCGAGCGGTGTTCATCACCCACTTCCACGAGGACCACGCCTTCTTCGTGAGCGATAGCGTGAAGATCGACGTCCCGGTGTTTGCGCCCGAACGGCTGGCCGGATGGAACGTGAGGATCGTCAGAAGCACGGTGGAGGTGGCGGGCATGCGCGTCACCCCCGTTCCAACCAATCACAGCGAGAGAGTGCGCTCCTGCGGCTACCTGGTGGAAAAGGATATGCAGCGGGTGCTGTACACCGGAGACCTGTTCTCGATCCAGGAGCGCTACCGAGACCGGCTTTCGGACCTTGACCTGGTTATCACCGAAGGCTCCTTCATGCGTCGGGGAGGGCTGGTAAGGAGAGATCCGGAGACCGGCAGGTATCATGGCCACACCGGGATTCCGGACCTGGTACAGTTCTTCTCCCCCCTCGCCCGACGCATCGTCATCACCCACCTGGGGAGCTGGTTCTTCAAGGACATTCAGGCTGCGGTGCGGCAGATCGAGTCACTGGACGTCGAGGCCCGGGTGACAGTGGCCGAGGACGGCACGGTGATCCACCTGGACCTTGAGGCGTGA
- a CDS encoding PHP domain-containing protein has protein sequence MVMNDGIFRERITAERIAEEGPTAVDMHFHTNHSDSHTTVTSALRRAKRLGLGVAITDHNTISGSEEAYRAGSGTLIVPGIEVSAADGPHILLYFYDLDNLREYYEKHVRPFKRSSPYLAIELDSWDIVRRSEGYNCVRVAAHPYGYLLFNKGLQKCIEARYLEQEILEHFDGIEVMCGGMTRKLNDKAAALAERFLKGRTGGTDGHLLHDLGNVVTVGPSDDLDGFLGDVVERRTRAIGREKTTVQKTVMGSVVMTKYIRYTIPSLRIHYEQNAPRALRFLRDLRSRGR, from the coding sequence ATGGTCATGAACGATGGCATCTTCCGCGAAAGGATCACCGCCGAGCGAATCGCCGAGGAGGGCCCCACGGCGGTGGACATGCACTTCCACACCAACCATTCCGACTCCCACACCACCGTGACCAGCGCCCTGAGGAGGGCGAAGAGACTGGGCCTCGGGGTCGCCATCACCGACCATAATACGATCTCTGGGTCAGAGGAGGCGTACCGTGCTGGGAGTGGAACGCTGATCGTTCCAGGCATCGAGGTGTCCGCCGCCGACGGGCCCCATATCCTCCTGTACTTCTACGATCTGGACAACCTGCGCGAGTACTATGAGAAGCACGTCCGCCCGTTCAAGCGGAGCAGCCCCTACCTCGCAATCGAGCTGGACTCCTGGGACATCGTGCGGCGGTCGGAGGGATACAACTGCGTTCGAGTGGCCGCCCATCCCTATGGCTACCTGCTGTTCAACAAGGGCCTGCAAAAGTGCATCGAGGCCCGTTACCTGGAGCAGGAGATTCTGGAGCATTTTGACGGTATCGAGGTGATGTGCGGGGGCATGACCCGCAAGCTCAACGATAAGGCGGCAGCGCTGGCCGAGCGATTCTTGAAGGGGCGTACCGGAGGCACCGATGGCCACCTCCTCCACGACCTCGGCAACGTCGTCACGGTCGGCCCGTCCGACGACCTGGATGGGTTCCTCGGGGACGTCGTGGAAAGGCGCACCAGAGCGATCGGAAGAGAGAAGACCACAGTGCAGAAGACGGTGATGGGCTCGGTGGTGATGACCAAGTACATTCGGTACACGATCCCCTCGCTCCGCATCCACTATGAGCAGAACGCCCCCCGGGCGCTCCGTTTCCTCCGGGACCTCAGGTCCAGGGGGCGCTGA
- the cls gene encoding cardiolipin synthase, whose protein sequence is MTDPLTVLAENTTIIMAVINAVGAVAILYYERRDPRGAVLWLLFLFVLSSFGLILYLLFGLSKHRIRRRFRTKEAKDRKELEGLGRLAALNASGTDLGAEPAGRTGLVRMLLTNGSRLTSGNRMDLINDGHEKFRLLFKDIEEARDHIHAEYYIVRNDDLGDRFLDLLVRKAQEGLAVRLLVDGVGTRLSRERRDELRTGGVEVLIFFPPVIERLPALNLRINHRNHRKIVVIDGRIGYLGGYNVGDEYIGKKQIGRWRDTHLRVEGPAVLDLQTRFLLDWAFTAARPLETDLRYFPMIDRPGDGAVQMVSGGPDRRRSLIEEAYLKMIASAQHSIYIQSPYFVPDESVIDALRVAALSGVDVRVMIPRLPDHPLVHWASLDYLGDLLPSGVRAFLFEDGFLHAKTIVVDGAVASIGSANWDIRSFRLNFETNAMVYCLNVARGQELAFHQDLMRCREWTLQDHLSRSTWLKMKCSFFRMFSWIL, encoded by the coding sequence TTGACCGACCCGTTAACCGTCCTCGCGGAGAACACGACGATCATCATGGCGGTCATCAACGCCGTGGGGGCGGTGGCCATCCTATACTACGAAAGGCGGGACCCCCGGGGCGCGGTGCTGTGGCTCCTCTTCCTCTTCGTCCTCTCGTCGTTCGGCCTGATACTCTACCTGCTGTTCGGGCTCAGCAAGCACCGCATCAGGCGGCGGTTCCGGACGAAGGAAGCGAAGGACCGCAAGGAACTGGAGGGATTGGGCCGCTTGGCCGCCCTTAACGCCTCCGGCACGGACCTGGGCGCGGAGCCGGCAGGCCGCACCGGCCTGGTCCGCATGCTCCTGACCAACGGCTCGCGGCTGACCTCCGGGAACAGAATGGACCTCATCAACGACGGCCACGAGAAGTTCCGCCTGCTGTTCAAGGACATCGAGGAGGCGAGGGACCATATCCACGCCGAGTACTACATCGTTCGGAACGATGACCTGGGGGACCGCTTCCTGGATCTCCTCGTCCGGAAGGCCCAGGAGGGCTTGGCGGTCCGCCTCCTGGTGGACGGTGTAGGCACGCGGCTATCTCGGGAACGGAGGGATGAGCTGCGGACGGGCGGGGTCGAGGTCCTCATCTTCTTTCCTCCGGTGATCGAGCGGTTGCCAGCCCTCAACCTGCGGATCAACCACCGCAACCACCGCAAGATCGTGGTCATCGATGGGCGCATCGGATATCTGGGCGGTTATAACGTGGGGGACGAGTACATCGGGAAAAAGCAGATAGGACGGTGGAGGGACACCCACCTCCGGGTCGAGGGTCCGGCCGTCCTAGACCTGCAGACCAGATTCCTCCTGGACTGGGCGTTCACAGCCGCTCGGCCCCTGGAGACCGACCTCCGGTACTTCCCCATGATCGACCGCCCGGGGGATGGAGCGGTGCAGATGGTGTCCGGGGGACCAGACCGTCGGAGGAGCCTGATCGAGGAGGCCTACCTGAAGATGATAGCCTCGGCCCAGCACAGCATATACATCCAGTCCCCGTATTTCGTCCCCGACGAGAGCGTCATAGACGCTCTCCGGGTGGCCGCCCTGTCCGGTGTGGACGTCCGGGTAATGATCCCCCGGCTACCGGACCATCCCCTGGTGCATTGGGCCAGCCTCGACTACCTGGGAGACCTCCTGCCCTCCGGCGTACGAGCGTTCCTCTTCGAGGACGGCTTCCTGCATGCCAAGACCATCGTGGTGGACGGGGCGGTGGCGTCGATCGGCAGCGCCAACTGGGACATTCGCAGTTTCCGGCTCAATTTCGAGACCAATGCCATGGTGTATTGTCTCAACGTGGCGAGGGGGCAGGAGCTGGCCTTTCACCAGGACCTCATGAGGTGCCGGGAATGGACCCTCCAGGACCACCTGTCCCGTTCCACCTGGTTGAAGATGAAGTGCTCCTTCTTCAGAATGTTCTCGTGGATCCTATGA
- the thrC gene encoding threonine synthase, with protein sequence MFRCTKCGTEFRDFRYTCARCDSALLLEDPPMSWDPKGAGMWRYRSMIPVTMSISLYEGSSPLIRRRDSEEEVYLKVEGDNPTGSFKDRGTSVVISDAYNRGFRTTTVASTGNMGASVAAYSAYANLSSKVFIPTGIPEEKVAQITAYGAELVPVEGGFAEAVRRARQEADSGAYLASTGLNPYFIEGLKSIAFELFEQMGVPDKIVVPTGTGGILTSIFKGFRELKALGVTDRLPQMIAVQSSEVAPIVDAWRNRTEPTPPPPMATTIASAILVKSPFNGLSAIEALNRSGGYGLTVTDHQIVQAVRDLGKEGIFAEPAAAAPLAALGQIDRRSDDRIVLVVTGSGLKDPMVALRKEL encoded by the coding sequence ATGTTCCGCTGCACCAAGTGCGGTACGGAGTTCCGAGACTTCCGGTATACCTGTGCGCGTTGCGATTCCGCCCTTCTGCTGGAAGACCCGCCCATGAGCTGGGATCCCAAGGGCGCCGGCATGTGGCGATATCGGTCCATGATCCCAGTGACCATGTCCATCTCCCTCTACGAAGGCAGCAGTCCCTTGATAAGGAGGAGAGACAGCGAGGAGGAGGTGTACCTCAAGGTGGAGGGGGACAACCCGACCGGATCGTTCAAGGACCGCGGGACCTCGGTGGTGATCTCCGACGCCTACAATCGGGGGTTCCGAACCACCACCGTGGCCTCGACGGGCAACATGGGGGCAAGCGTGGCGGCCTACTCGGCCTACGCGAACCTGTCCTCCAAGGTGTTCATTCCCACCGGGATCCCCGAGGAGAAGGTCGCCCAGATCACCGCCTACGGTGCGGAGCTGGTGCCGGTGGAGGGCGGTTTCGCCGAGGCGGTCCGGAGGGCCCGACAGGAGGCAGACTCGGGCGCCTATCTTGCCTCCACCGGCCTGAATCCCTACTTCATCGAGGGGCTCAAGAGCATCGCCTTCGAGCTGTTCGAGCAGATGGGGGTACCGGACAAGATCGTGGTGCCTACCGGCACGGGGGGCATCCTGACCTCAATCTTCAAAGGATTCCGCGAGCTCAAGGCCTTGGGAGTCACTGACCGCCTGCCCCAGATGATAGCGGTGCAATCGTCCGAGGTCGCACCCATCGTCGATGCGTGGAGGAACCGCACCGAGCCGACACCGCCTCCCCCGATGGCGACGACCATCGCCTCGGCTATCTTGGTCAAGTCCCCGTTCAACGGCCTTTCGGCCATCGAGGCCCTCAACCGGTCAGGGGGATACGGCCTCACCGTCACCGATCATCAGATCGTGCAGGCCGTCAGGGACCTGGGCAAGGAGGGGATCTTCGCCGAGCCAGCCGCCGCGGCGCCCTTGGCGGCTCTGGGGCAGATCGATCGCCGATCGGATGATCGCATCGTTCTGGTGGTGACCGGCTCAGGCCTTAAGGATCCCATGGTTGCGCTGCGCAAGGAACTCTGA
- a CDS encoding GNAT family N-acetyltransferase yields the protein MTDKPEFISGGMELIDETEGLWRQLNLHASEHSVDFAQHYAARSFDQRRRELRSIAERGRLHIDIARESGSSQELGYCASSVDEHGVGTIESLFVREQGRARGIGDLLMRRNLEWLRENGARSIVVFTVYGNDKVLPFYHRYGFKPKALMLEIKD from the coding sequence ATGACCGATAAACCGGAATTCATTAGCGGGGGGATGGAACTCATTGACGAAACGGAGGGCTTGTGGAGGCAGCTGAACCTGCATGCCTCGGAGCATTCCGTGGACTTTGCCCAGCATTATGCCGCCCGGTCCTTCGATCAGCGCCGAAGGGAGCTAAGGTCCATAGCCGAGAGAGGCAGGTTGCATATAGACATTGCACGGGAATCAGGTTCCAGCCAGGAGCTGGGCTATTGTGCCAGCAGCGTCGACGAACATGGTGTTGGGACGATCGAGTCGCTCTTCGTGCGCGAGCAGGGGAGGGCACGAGGGATCGGTGACCTCCTCATGCGCCGCAATCTGGAGTGGTTGAGGGAGAATGGGGCCAGGAGTATCGTGGTGTTCACCGTCTACGGTAACGATAAGGTCCTTCCCTTCTACCATCGCTACGGGTTCAAACCCAAGGCCCTGATGCTCGAGATCAAGGACTGA
- a CDS encoding DUF1059 domain-containing protein yields MKVRCPRKGCNYYATAEAAEDAMVDLQDHLREVHGIDETPDRVRESVEGTIKSQSRSRT; encoded by the coding sequence ATGAAGGTCAGATGTCCACGAAAGGGATGCAACTACTATGCCACCGCGGAGGCCGCCGAGGACGCCATGGTGGATCTGCAGGATCATCTGAGGGAGGTCCATGGGATCGATGAGACCCCAGACCGGGTGAGAGAGAGCGTCGAAGGGACCATCAAGTCGCAGTCGCGGTCCCGCACCTGA
- a CDS encoding SDR family NAD(P)-dependent oxidoreductase: MRRIDELTVLVTGSTDGIGRRSAHGLASQGAKVLVHGRSLDRGRATVKEITAVTGNVKVEYYNADFSALTEVRRLATEVARDHPRLDVLVNNAGIGAGKKGGDVRELSADGFELRFAVNYLAPFLLTHLLLPVLRESSPSRIVNVSSLGQSPLDLADIMLEHHYDSWNAYGQSKLALVMFTFDLAERIRDETMTVNALSPGSLLDTKMVREWFGRGRGDVQQGADAVMNLATSPRVEGVTGRFFDREREARANDQAYDRRVRKELYRISCRLTGLERPLIGEERDRE, encoded by the coding sequence ATGAGGCGCATCGATGAGCTGACGGTGCTTGTGACCGGCTCCACCGATGGCATCGGCCGGAGGAGCGCCCATGGCCTCGCCAGCCAGGGGGCGAAGGTGCTGGTGCACGGACGAAGCCTTGACCGGGGCCGTGCCACGGTGAAGGAGATCACAGCAGTCACCGGGAACGTAAAAGTGGAGTACTACAACGCGGACTTCTCCGCCCTCACCGAGGTAAGAAGGCTGGCCACTGAAGTGGCCAGGGACCATCCTCGACTGGATGTGTTGGTGAACAACGCGGGCATCGGGGCCGGAAAGAAGGGCGGCGATGTCAGGGAGCTAAGCGCCGACGGCTTCGAGCTACGCTTCGCCGTCAACTATCTTGCGCCGTTCCTTCTGACCCATTTATTGCTCCCCGTCCTCAGGGAATCCTCGCCATCGAGGATCGTGAACGTTTCCTCCCTCGGCCAGAGCCCTCTGGACCTCGCCGACATCATGCTCGAGCACCACTATGATAGCTGGAACGCCTACGGGCAGAGCAAGCTCGCACTGGTCATGTTCACCTTCGACCTGGCCGAGCGGATTAGAGACGAAACTATGACGGTCAACGCTCTGAGTCCCGGGAGCTTGCTGGACACCAAGATGGTGAGGGAGTGGTTCGGTAGGGGGAGAGGCGACGTGCAGCAGGGAGCGGACGCCGTAATGAACCTGGCGACCTCACCTCGGGTCGAGGGCGTCACCGGGCGTTTCTTCGACCGGGAGAGGGAGGCAAGGGCCAACGACCAAGCCTATGATCGTAGGGTCAGGAAGGAGCTCTACCGCATCAGCTGCCGGCTGACAGGCCTTGAGCGGCCCCTTATTGGCGAGGAGCGTGATAGAGAATAA
- the kdpB gene encoding potassium-transporting ATPase subunit KdpB, whose product MESSKPKKRSRAISEEERKQIRRWAIRQSVLKLDPRHTLQNPVMFVVEVGSAITTALFLQALFWRGEASPLFVGLISLWLWFTVIFANYSEALAEGRGKAQADSLRNMRTAIPAKKLRGEYAISKGVQPTEADILPASSTDLHKSDLFFVQAGDFIPVDGEVVEGASSVDESAITGESAPVIRECGGDRSAVTGGTRVLSDWLIVRTASDPGEGFIDKMISLIEGAKRQKTPNEIALNTLLIGLTVVFIVVCATLLPFSIYSVYITGQGSPVTLTVIIALLVCLAPTTIGGLLSAIGIAGMDRLIQKNVIAFSGQAIEAAGDVDVLLLDKTGTITFGNRQAVEFIPGEGEDVRKVAEYALMSSLSDETPEGRSIVALAVEKYGLADRREEIERVRSGMHFIPFSAHTRMSGVDHDGKSIRKGAADAIIKYAKNNGNDLPVKISHEVDRIARQGGTPLVIAIDGRAVGVIYLKDIIKPGMKERFAQLRRMGIKTVMITGDNKLTAAAIAAEAGVDDFLAEATPENKLQLIRRYQAEGRLVAMTGDGTNDAPALAQADVAVAMNSGTQPAREAANMVDLDSDPTKLIEVVETGKQLLMTRGALTTFSITNDVAKYFAIVPAAFVSIYPALDELNFMGLHAAILSAVIFNAITIVLLIPLALKGVKYRPLTASESLRTNLLIYGLGGLIVPFIGIKLIDIVLVALGLGA is encoded by the coding sequence GTGGAAAGCAGTAAGCCAAAGAAGAGGTCCCGGGCCATAAGCGAGGAGGAACGGAAGCAGATAAGGCGGTGGGCCATTAGACAATCGGTCCTGAAATTGGACCCCCGGCACACTCTGCAAAATCCTGTCATGTTCGTTGTGGAGGTGGGGAGCGCAATAACGACGGCGCTCTTCCTTCAGGCTCTTTTCTGGAGGGGCGAGGCTTCGCCACTGTTCGTGGGCCTCATCTCGCTATGGCTCTGGTTCACGGTCATCTTCGCCAACTATTCCGAGGCCCTTGCCGAAGGAAGAGGTAAAGCACAAGCCGACTCCCTGAGAAACATGCGGACCGCGATCCCTGCAAAGAAACTGAGGGGAGAGTATGCGATCTCCAAGGGAGTCCAGCCTACCGAGGCGGACATATTGCCGGCCTCTTCGACCGACCTTCATAAAAGCGACCTGTTCTTCGTACAAGCCGGGGATTTCATACCGGTCGATGGCGAGGTGGTAGAGGGTGCGTCGTCGGTCGATGAGAGTGCCATAACCGGAGAGAGTGCACCGGTGATCAGGGAGTGCGGGGGCGACAGAAGCGCTGTCACCGGAGGCACCCGCGTTCTTTCCGACTGGTTGATCGTTAGGACGGCTTCCGACCCCGGCGAGGGCTTCATCGATAAGATGATCTCTCTGATCGAGGGGGCGAAGAGGCAGAAGACTCCTAACGAGATCGCTCTGAACACCCTCCTCATCGGCCTGACCGTCGTTTTCATTGTCGTATGCGCGACCCTTCTGCCCTTCTCGATCTACAGCGTGTACATTACTGGACAGGGTAGCCCCGTCACTCTCACGGTGATCATCGCCTTATTGGTTTGTCTGGCTCCGACCACGATCGGGGGCCTTCTCAGCGCTATTGGCATCGCAGGCATGGACCGGTTGATTCAGAAGAACGTCATCGCCTTTTCCGGACAGGCCATCGAAGCGGCAGGCGATGTTGATGTCCTCCTTCTGGACAAGACAGGAACCATCACCTTCGGTAACCGGCAAGCGGTGGAGTTCATCCCCGGAGAGGGTGAGGATGTCAGGAAGGTGGCGGAATACGCCCTCATGTCCTCGCTCTCCGACGAGACCCCCGAGGGCCGCAGCATCGTTGCTCTGGCGGTGGAGAAATACGGTCTAGCGGACCGCAGAGAGGAGATCGAGAGGGTCCGATCCGGAATGCACTTCATTCCCTTCAGCGCCCATACCAGGATGAGCGGTGTTGACCATGACGGCAAGAGCATCCGCAAGGGAGCGGCCGATGCCATCATCAAGTATGCGAAGAACAATGGTAACGACCTTCCGGTGAAGATCTCCCACGAGGTCGACCGCATCGCCCGCCAGGGGGGCACACCATTGGTCATCGCCATCGATGGCAGGGCGGTCGGCGTCATCTACCTCAAGGACATTATCAAACCGGGCATGAAGGAGAGGTTCGCCCAGCTCCGCCGTATGGGCATCAAGACAGTGATGATCACCGGCGACAACAAACTGACCGCGGCGGCCATCGCGGCAGAAGCGGGAGTGGACGATTTCTTGGCCGAGGCGACGCCGGAGAATAAGCTACAGCTCATTCGCAGGTACCAGGCCGAGGGGCGCTTGGTGGCAATGACCGGGGACGGTACCAACGACGCCCCCGCTCTAGCCCAGGCGGATGTGGCCGTGGCCATGAACAGTGGTACGCAGCCCGCCCGGGAGGCTGCGAACATGGTCGATTTGGACAGCGACCCGACCAAGCTCATCGAGGTGGTGGAGACCGGCAAGCAGCTATTGATGACCAGAGGGGCGCTGACCACTTTTAGCATCACCAACGACGTCGCCAAGTATTTCGCGATCGTGCCGGCGGCTTTTGTCAGCATCTACCCTGCGCTCGATGAGCTGAACTTCATGGGGCTGCACGCGGCCATTCTATCTGCGGTCATCTTCAATGCGATAACCATCGTCCTGCTCATCCCTCTTGCGCTAAAGGGGGTCAAGTACCGCCCCCTGACCGCCTCGGAGTCCCTGCGCACAAACCTGCTGATATACGGGCTGGGCGGATTGATCGTGCCGTTTATCGGGATAAAGCTAATCGATATCGTGCTGGTCGCTCTGGGCCTGGGGGCCTGA